The following proteins come from a genomic window of Bradyrhizobium paxllaeri:
- a CDS encoding tripartite tricarboxylate transporter TctB family protein: MILLAVSLFLLVKSFQLPSLPIVPVGPGFYPAIVLSLMAAASALLVVQDLLKRRAPADAGDAPRRNYRLVVIAFAIVGAYVALLPLLGFRIATVLFVGALQAALDRPRTVRQWVVLATIALGTAVISYFIFERYLLVLLPRGAWTGF, from the coding sequence TTGATCCTGCTCGCGGTCAGCCTGTTCCTCCTGGTCAAGTCCTTTCAGCTTCCGTCCCTTCCCATCGTCCCGGTCGGGCCGGGCTTTTACCCGGCCATCGTGCTGTCGTTGATGGCGGCCGCGAGCGCGCTGCTGGTCGTGCAGGACCTCCTGAAGCGCCGCGCGCCGGCCGACGCGGGCGACGCGCCGCGACGAAATTATCGCCTGGTCGTGATCGCATTCGCGATCGTCGGCGCCTATGTGGCACTGCTGCCGCTTTTGGGATTTCGCATCGCCACGGTCTTGTTCGTCGGCGCGTTGCAGGCTGCATTGGATCGCCCGCGAACGGTGCGGCAATGGGTTGTGCTCGCCACGATCGCGCTCGGCACCGCCGTGATAAGCTATTTCATCTTCGAACGATACCTGCTGGTGCTGCTGCCACGCGGTGCGTGGACGGGTTTCTGA